CCAAATATCATATCTAGAGAATATGATTCAACAAGTTCAAGATAAAATTGATAATTTGTCTAATTTAGAGGAGATATTGTTGAATGATATGGAAAATGGTTCAGGAAATTTAGAAGATAATATTAATGTCAAAATATCAGTGGACACAATAGAGAAAGATTTGTTCATTTATAAAGGAAGGCTTGAAAAACTGAAGGAACAACATAGAGAGGCTGAAATTACATTTGAGATGTTTAATCGTACGATAAAGAACTACAAGAAAACAAAAAATACGAAATCTAGCAAGGAAAAAGAGCTACATATAGAGTAAACAATTTCCTAAAAAGTATGTATAAAAGACTTTCGTGTGCCAATTTGTCACATTTCATAAAATAAGAAAGTAACTATACTATACTTATTTTAGGAGACATTGGATGTTGAAAAGGATTAGAGATTTACGCGAGGATGATGATTTGACACAAGAATATGTTGCAAAAACAATCTTAAATTGTACAAGATCAGCGTATTCTAAAATGGAATCAGGTACCAGGTTAATCTCTATAGATGACCTTATCAAACTTGCAGATTTTTATAATGTAAGTTTAGATTACCTTGTAGGTCGAGTGGATAATAAAGAAGACCATTACTCCAAAAAGTATTAGGTTAAGAAAGCACATTGACAATTGAATAGTCCAAAATGGTACTTTCCTCATTTGTGGAGCAGTTTTGAATGGCTCGCCATGATAAGAGCGATATTAAAACCATCAATAAAATAGAGCGATACTTTATATGCCATGATACAAATGATATACAATGATACTTCTGACCGTTCAGGCTGCCACCGTAAAAGAGCAGCAAGTGAAATTCTTATGATGACTTCATCAGTCATGCCATGGAGGAGAAAATATTTTTTAGGAAGGATGATGACATGAATATAAAATATATATCTGTCGAAAATTCCATTGCAGAATGGGCCGATAAAAAAGGAATTCTAAAAAGATGGGATGGTTTAAATCAATATACATTGAACAGATGGATTAAAGAAATGCGAGAAAATAGAACATTTTCCATGTATGTAATTAACCCAACCCATAAACTTGTTTTCATTAATCTAGAAGGATTTGAAAGTTTCTTAAGATGGAAGCAAAAGCGGACAAAATAAGGAAGTCATGGTATAATATAGGGTAGTTATTTATTCTATACAACAATGATTTATTTCTTTTTAAGAGTTAAGAGGAATTAAATTATGTATTATGTAACTAAAACAAATTCAAAAGGGCAACCCTTATATCAAGTGGTTGAAAAGTACAAAGATCCACTAACAGGAAAGTGGAAATCAGTAACTGTAAGTTACACTAGGAATACTAGTAGGGCGAGGAAACAAGCTGAAAGAGAGGTTCTTGATAAGATAGATAGACTAACTACTTCATTTGAAAGTCAGTTTAGCCCTGAACTGATTACAACATTTGGAGAGTTAAAAGAAAATTGGTTTCAGACTTGGTGTGTCTCTGTTAAACCACAAACAATTCAGAGAGAACTACTGGTGATGAAGCGTCTTGGGAAAATTATAGGAGATGATTTTTTATTAGACAGGATTACTCCACTTCTGATGAAAAAAAGTCTCAATAAATATTTAGAAATATATGATGCATCACCTTCAACAATGACTCATATAAAAAGTACTTGTAATAAGATTTTTAATCATGGTGTGTTATATAATGTCATTAAGTTCTCTCCTATGACTGCGGTAAAACTAGATATTTCACTAGAGAAAAGGCGTAAAGCAAAAGAAAGACATGATTCTAAATTTCTAGAAATCCATGAATTACACGCATTTTTTGATGTATTAAGCCAATGCAGAAATGCAAACTATTATGATCTTGCTATAGTATTGTTGCTTACAGGTATTCGAATTAGTGAAGCTGCTTTTTTACCATCAGATATTGATTTTGAAAAAGGAATCTTGCATATTGATAAGGCACTTCAATATCATTGTTTAAAAGTTGAACAATTTCACTTTGATACAACTAAAACACTCAATTCAATTAGAGAAGTAGCTTTGCCTGAAGCTGCAAGCGAAGCTATTAAAAGGACAATACAGAGAAATAAAGAGTTTGATGCTTATATGGAGAAACATCCCTGTCCTGCTTTTACACATTCTGAAAGTGTATTTAGAACAGAATACGGCTCTCCAATAACATCAAGCACTTTTCGTCAAATTTTGAAACGAATAGAAGGAAAATTATTGACAAATTGTTTAAGTGACTATGGTTTTAAGTGGGTAAAACATGTTACTCCCCATTCGTTTAGGCATATGCATATTAGTTACCTTCAAAGTAATGAGATGCACATAGCAGTGAAAGATATTATGACTAGAGTAGGACACGCTAACTTTGAGACAACAATGGGCTATACACATAATATAAATCGTTCACAAGAAAATACTGTAAAAGCCTTAAATCAATTTGTAGAAAATCACAATTTCCATTTTGAAGAATTGAAAAGTTATACCTGTAAATATTCCAGAATGATTGAAAAATTCATTGAAACTAGTGATAATAGCAATAAAGTAGAATTAAGTGTTGATGAGTTCAAAGACTTGTTACATCTTAGTCCACGTTACTCACCTAAAAATATTGTTTCAAATTTACTATTAAAAATCAAAAAAGATATTGTCAAATACCATCCACAGTTTGATATAAAGATTGTGAAATCAAGTGAGAATCAAATCAGAGGTTTTTCCATTGCATGGTAGTTTTGGTGTTCGCTTGGTGTTTAGACAATAGTAAAATAAAATAGGGGCTCTAAACCCTTGCTACGAAAGGAAAAAAACTCAATGGCTACTATTCAATGGTTTCCTGGTCACATGTCTAAAGCGCGTCGACAGGTGCAGGAGAATTTAAAATTTGTTGATTTTGTGACGATTTTGGTGGATGCACGCTTACCTTTGTCTAGTCAAAATCCTATGTTGACCAAGATTGTTGGTGATAAACCAAAACTCTTGATTTTAAACAAGGCCGACTTGGCCGATCCAGCAATGACCAAGGAATGGCGTCAGTATTTTGAATCACAAGGAATCCAGACGTTGGCTATCAACTCCAAAGAGCAAGTGACTGTAAAAGTCGTAACAGATGCTGCTAAAAAGCTCATGGCTGATAAGATTGCTCGCCAGAAAGAACGTGGGATTAAGATTGAAACCTTGCGAACCATGATTATCGGGATTCCAAATGCTGGTAAATCAACTCTCATGAACCGTTTAGCTGGTAAGAAAATTGCCGTTGTCGGCAATAAACCAGGGGTTACCAAGGGACAACAATGGCTCAAAACAAATAAAGACCTGGAAATCTTGGATACACCGGGGATTCTTTGGCCTAAGTTTGAGGATGAAACTGTTGCGCTTAAGTTGGCCTTGACTGGAGCTATTAAAGACCAGTTGCTTCCTATGGATGAGGTAACTATTTTTGGTCTCAATTATTTCAAAGAACATTATCCAGAAAAGCTGGCTGAACGCTTTAAACAAATGAAAATTGAAGAAGAAGCTCCTGTTATTATTATGGATATGACCCGCGCCCTCGGTTTCAGAGACGACTATGACCGTTTCTACAGTCTCTTCGTGAAGGAAGTCCGTGATGGTAAACTCGGTAACTATACCTTAGATACATTGGAAGACCTAGATGGCGACGATTAAAGAAATCAAAGAACTCCTTGCTACAGTCAAGGAGTTAGAAAGCCCTGTTTTTTTAGAACTTGAAAAGGATAGTCGCTCTGGAGTTCAAAAGGAAATCAGCAAGCGTAAAAAAGCCATTCAAGCTGAATTGGATGAGGATCTTCGTTTGGAAGCTATGCTTTCCTACGAAAAAGAACTGTATAAGCAAGGATTGACCTTGATAGCAGGTGTTGATGAGGTCGGCCGTGGTCCTCTTGCTGGACCTGTAGTCGCTGCAGCCGTTATTTTACCTAAAAATTGTAAGATTAAAGGCCTCAACGACAGCAAGAAAATTCCTAAAAAGAAACATCTGGAAATTTTCCAAGCCGTTCAAAACCAAGCCCTGTCAATCGGCATTGGTATCATGGATAATCAAGTCATCGACCAAGTCAATATCTATGAAGCAACCAAACTAGCTATGAAGGAAGCAATCTCCCAGCTCAGGTCTCAACCAGAGCACCTTTTGATAGATGCCATGAAGTTGG
Above is a genomic segment from Streptococcus mitis containing:
- the rbgA gene encoding ribosome biogenesis GTPase YlqF (essential GTPase; functions in ribosome assembly; binds a unique part of the 23S rRNA; interacts with ribosomal protein L25(Ctc)); amino-acid sequence: MATIQWFPGHMSKARRQVQENLKFVDFVTILVDARLPLSSQNPMLTKIVGDKPKLLILNKADLADPAMTKEWRQYFESQGIQTLAINSKEQVTVKVVTDAAKKLMADKIARQKERGIKIETLRTMIIGIPNAGKSTLMNRLAGKKIAVVGNKPGVTKGQQWLKTNKDLEILDTPGILWPKFEDETVALKLALTGAIKDQLLPMDEVTIFGLNYFKEHYPEKLAERFKQMKIEEEAPVIIMDMTRALGFRDDYDRFYSLFVKEVRDGKLGNYTLDTLEDLDGDD
- a CDS encoding ribonuclease HII, with the protein product MATIKEIKELLATVKELESPVFLELEKDSRSGVQKEISKRKKAIQAELDEDLRLEAMLSYEKELYKQGLTLIAGVDEVGRGPLAGPVVAAAVILPKNCKIKGLNDSKKIPKKKHLEIFQAVQNQALSIGIGIMDNQVIDQVNIYEATKLAMKEAISQLRSQPEHLLIDAMKLELPISQTSIIKGDANSLSIAAASIVAKVTRDELMNDYDQQFPGYDFASNAGYGTAKHLEGLKKLGVTPIHRTSFEPVKSLVSGKKES
- a CDS encoding DNA-binding protein, giving the protein MNIKYISVENSIAEWADKKGILKRWDGLNQYTLNRWIKEMRENRTFSMYVINPTHKLVFINLEGFESFLRWKQKRTK
- a CDS encoding DNA-binding protein encodes the protein MLKRIRDLREDDDLTQEYVAKTILNCTRSAYSKMESGTRLISIDDLIKLADFYNVSLDYLVGRVDNKEDHYSKKY
- a CDS encoding integrase, whose product is MYYVTKTNSKGQPLYQVVEKYKDPLTGKWKSVTVSYTRNTSRARKQAEREVLDKIDRLTTSFESQFSPELITTFGELKENWFQTWCVSVKPQTIQRELLVMKRLGKIIGDDFLLDRITPLLMKKSLNKYLEIYDASPSTMTHIKSTCNKIFNHGVLYNVIKFSPMTAVKLDISLEKRRKAKERHDSKFLEIHELHAFFDVLSQCRNANYYDLAIVLLLTGIRISEAAFLPSDIDFEKGILHIDKALQYHCLKVEQFHFDTTKTLNSIREVALPEAASEAIKRTIQRNKEFDAYMEKHPCPAFTHSESVFRTEYGSPITSSTFRQILKRIEGKLLTNCLSDYGFKWVKHVTPHSFRHMHISYLQSNEMHIAVKDIMTRVGHANFETTMGYTHNINRSQENTVKALNQFVENHNFHFEELKSYTCKYSRMIEKFIETSDNSNKVELSVDEFKDLLHLSPRYSPKNIVSNLLLKIKKDIVKYHPQFDIKIVKSSENQIRGFSIAW